Proteins encoded within one genomic window of Haloplanus vescus:
- a CDS encoding cytochrome P450 encodes MSRTLPEPPDAGMLNAIRFGSDTFRFLEGVQARYPDGAAVPIPGRAPLVVVTNPELVHDALSRPDDFRRVPAQASAALIAENGLVQSDGPLWRQQRRIMNPAFDSRQVKTYANEVGRRVEGLADDWADRVPFETNLHRAMTQLTVRVASEVLLGEDIGPERAAQFHEWMQTAGAEFEFDLTSVAPDWLPDRISPEFREAAEGIRGLSEDIIDRRRDLLAEGDDDVNLVTMLLRAADDPDVDYPPNQIRDEVATFLIAGHETTALSLTYTLALLSWHPECRERVRDEAAALNSDSPTHDDLSSLPYTQRVYREALRLYPPAWATFRRASRPVRLGDYRVPEGAAVVMPQWSIQRSGRHFEAPTTFDPDRWERRSPTDTPAYFPFSTGPHACVGRNFALSGATLTLARLVREFDIEVAEDALDDLRITPTLRPVGGVPARIRPAD; translated from the coding sequence ATGTCTCGAACCCTCCCGGAGCCACCGGACGCCGGTATGCTGAACGCGATTCGATTCGGGTCCGATACGTTCCGATTCCTCGAGGGAGTGCAGGCGAGATACCCCGACGGCGCGGCCGTCCCCATCCCCGGCCGCGCGCCCCTCGTCGTGGTGACGAACCCCGAACTCGTCCACGACGCCCTATCGCGTCCCGACGACTTCCGACGCGTCCCCGCCCAAGCCTCGGCGGCGCTCATCGCGGAAAACGGCCTCGTCCAGAGCGACGGCCCACTCTGGCGCCAGCAGCGTCGCATCATGAACCCCGCGTTCGACAGCCGGCAGGTCAAGACCTACGCGAACGAGGTCGGTCGCCGAGTCGAAGGGCTGGCGGACGATTGGGCCGACCGCGTCCCCTTCGAGACCAACCTCCACCGCGCCATGACCCAACTGACGGTCCGAGTCGCCAGCGAGGTGTTGCTCGGCGAGGACATCGGGCCCGAACGCGCCGCGCAGTTCCACGAGTGGATGCAGACTGCGGGCGCCGAGTTCGAGTTCGACCTCACCAGCGTCGCACCCGACTGGCTCCCCGACCGTATCTCCCCCGAGTTCCGCGAGGCTGCTGAGGGCATCCGCGGCCTGAGCGAGGACATCATTGACCGACGGCGGGACCTGCTGGCCGAGGGCGACGACGATGTGAACTTGGTGACGATGCTCCTCCGTGCGGCCGACGACCCCGACGTCGACTACCCGCCGAACCAGATTCGAGACGAGGTGGCGACCTTCCTCATCGCCGGGCACGAGACCACGGCCCTGAGCCTCACCTACACGCTGGCTCTCCTGTCGTGGCACCCCGAGTGCCGCGAACGGGTGCGCGACGAGGCGGCCGCCCTCAATTCCGACTCGCCGACCCACGACGACCTGTCTTCCTTGCCGTACACCCAGCGTGTCTACCGTGAGGCGTTGCGACTCTACCCGCCCGCGTGGGCGACGTTTCGCCGCGCGAGTCGGCCGGTTCGGCTCGGCGACTACCGGGTGCCCGAGGGAGCGGCCGTCGTCATGCCTCAGTGGTCGATTCAGCGCTCCGGGCGTCACTTCGAGGCGCCGACGACGTTCGACCCCGACCGCTGGGAGCGACGCTCACCGACCGACACGCCCGCGTACTTCCCGTTCTCGACCGGGCCGCACGCCTGTGTCGGCCGCAACTTCGCGCTCTCGGGTGCGACGCTGACGCTCGCGCGCTTGGTCCGCGAGTTCGATATCGAGGTGGCCGAAGACGCCCTCGACGACCTGCGAATCACGCCGACGCTTCGGCCCGTGGGCGGCGTTCCGGCGCGGATACGCCCCGCCGACTGA
- a CDS encoding radical SAM protein: MTDPAELTVTIVDGYVDEPAHFGVPPYVSTYPRFTAGALVDAGVPESHIAYHTIDELRDERSKWGDVADADLLVYLGGMTVPGKYVGGTPAEPDEVRELAWTADGTTLMGGPVRFGVGDENAGGQEMERKDLDYDFVAKGDVEAAAHDLVASGLEGFGDRMRDNEELDRWAAKGAFVVEDHPNHPDYLIAELETSRGCAYRCSFCTEPLYGNPAFRTAESVVREVEALYERGVRHFRLGRQADILAFGGDGEAPNPDALRRLYAGIREVAPDLKTLHLDNMNPVTIVDYPEKSREAIRIIAEHNTAGDTAAFGLESADPVVREENNLLVSADECLEAVRVVNEEAGWRPGDDPSAAPTTGEAASNRLPKLLPGINLVHGLAGEREETFEHNKRFLQQVYDEGLMLRRINIRQVMAFAGTEMNDTGADIARDHKKQFKQYKSEVREEIDQPMLRRVAPRGTVLPNVHLEYHEGGKTFGRQLGTYPLLVAIPGEYDLGTTLDVALVDHGYRSVTGVPHPLDLNAASMDELAALPGVGQSTAGDIVVNRPYASLDEVNVDADLSAFAAVDAIGSAD, from the coding sequence ATGACCGACCCCGCCGAACTCACGGTTACGATCGTCGACGGCTACGTCGACGAACCCGCACACTTCGGGGTCCCGCCGTACGTCTCGACGTACCCCCGCTTCACCGCTGGCGCCCTCGTCGACGCCGGCGTCCCCGAGTCCCACATCGCTTACCACACCATCGACGAACTCCGCGACGAGCGGTCGAAGTGGGGCGACGTCGCCGACGCCGACCTCCTCGTCTACCTCGGTGGCATGACCGTCCCCGGCAAGTACGTCGGTGGCACTCCCGCCGAACCGGACGAGGTGCGCGAACTCGCGTGGACCGCCGACGGAACGACGCTCATGGGCGGCCCCGTCCGCTTCGGCGTCGGCGACGAGAACGCGGGCGGCCAGGAGATGGAACGCAAGGACCTCGACTACGACTTCGTCGCCAAAGGCGACGTGGAGGCCGCGGCCCACGACCTGGTCGCGAGTGGTCTGGAAGGCTTCGGCGACCGTATGCGCGATAACGAGGAACTCGACCGCTGGGCGGCGAAAGGCGCGTTCGTCGTCGAGGACCACCCCAACCACCCAGACTACCTCATCGCCGAACTCGAAACGTCGCGCGGGTGCGCTTACCGATGCTCGTTCTGCACCGAACCCCTCTACGGCAACCCGGCCTTCCGAACCGCCGAATCGGTCGTCCGCGAAGTCGAGGCGCTCTACGAACGGGGCGTCCGACACTTCCGACTGGGCCGACAGGCGGACATCCTCGCGTTCGGCGGCGACGGCGAGGCCCCGAATCCGGACGCACTCCGCCGACTCTACGCCGGGATTCGCGAGGTGGCGCCCGACCTGAAGACACTCCACCTCGACAACATGAACCCGGTAACCATCGTCGACTACCCCGAGAAGTCGCGAGAGGCCATCCGTATCATCGCCGAACACAACACGGCGGGCGACACCGCCGCCTTCGGCCTCGAATCCGCCGACCCCGTCGTCCGCGAGGAGAACAACCTCCTCGTCTCCGCCGACGAGTGTCTCGAGGCCGTCCGCGTCGTCAACGAGGAAGCGGGCTGGCGCCCCGGTGACGACCCCTCGGCCGCGCCGACGACGGGCGAAGCGGCGTCGAACCGCCTGCCCAAGCTCCTCCCGGGCATCAACCTCGTCCACGGCCTCGCGGGAGAGCGCGAGGAGACGTTCGAGCACAACAAGCGCTTCCTCCAGCAGGTGTACGACGAGGGCCTGATGCTCCGGCGCATCAACATCCGACAGGTGATGGCCTTCGCGGGGACGGAGATGAACGACACCGGCGCCGACATCGCTCGCGACCACAAGAAGCAGTTCAAGCAGTACAAAAGCGAAGTGCGCGAGGAAATCGACCAGCCGATGCTTCGTCGGGTCGCCCCCCGTGGGACCGTCCTGCCGAACGTCCACCTGGAGTACCACGAGGGCGGCAAGACGTTCGGCCGCCAACTCGGCACCTACCCACTCCTCGTCGCCATCCCCGGCGAGTACGACCTGGGCACGACACTCGACGTGGCCCTCGTCGACCACGGCTACCGGTCGGTGACGGGCGTCCCGCACCCGCTCGACCTGAACGCGGCGTCGATGGACGAACTCGCGGCGCTCCCGGGCGTCGGCCAGTCGACGGCGGGCGATATCGTCGTGAACCGACCCTACGCCTCGCTGGACGAAGTGAACGTCGACGCCGACCTGTCGGCGTTCGCCGCTGTCGACGCCATCGGCTCGGCGGATTGA
- a CDS encoding TRAM domain-containing protein, with the protein MEISDNLLCLFSARVQSEDGSYVIEIPQREIETGSVEADETYRVALISRERAESTTEETETESATAEPQPPVEPGEIRYVEIEDIGKQGDGIARVERGYVIIVPGAEIGERVKIEVTEVKSNFAVGEIIDEDL; encoded by the coding sequence ATGGAGATCTCAGATAACCTGTTGTGTCTGTTCAGCGCGCGAGTGCAGTCGGAAGACGGATCGTACGTCATCGAGATTCCGCAGCGCGAAATCGAGACTGGGTCCGTCGAGGCCGACGAGACCTATCGCGTCGCTCTCATCTCTCGTGAGCGGGCGGAGTCAACGACCGAGGAGACCGAGACGGAGTCAGCGACCGCCGAACCCCAGCCACCGGTCGAACCCGGCGAGATTCGCTACGTCGAAATCGAGGACATCGGCAAACAGGGCGACGGCATCGCCCGCGTCGAGCGTGGCTACGTCATCATCGTCCCGGGAGCCGAAATCGGCGAGCGCGTCAAAATCGAGGTCACGGAAGTCAAGTCCAACTTCGCGGTTGGCGAGATTATCGACGAAGACCTCTGA
- a CDS encoding YkgJ family cysteine cluster protein yields the protein MDSLEAELDRARALDVSDLADGIESIGFECTRCGACCKANEGDDGESDPHTATVFPDEVRELQATTEYDWRDVARPMPYGLSADETEGETFEWALQTDACGDCTFYEEADGQGKCTVHEDRPLICETYPFSVALGGTSQPMGEAVDEAGMVRAHECEGLGRDISREEAEDLAAALKERAVRELEEAIGVRDNYEPTDAEGVVVHDSEGQKRPDGTPLGADE from the coding sequence ATGGACTCGCTCGAAGCCGAACTCGACCGGGCGCGGGCCCTCGACGTGAGCGACCTCGCCGACGGCATCGAATCCATCGGCTTCGAGTGTACGCGCTGTGGGGCGTGCTGTAAGGCGAACGAGGGCGACGACGGCGAGAGCGACCCGCACACGGCGACGGTGTTCCCGGACGAGGTGCGCGAGCTGCAGGCGACGACGGAGTACGACTGGCGCGACGTGGCGCGACCGATGCCCTACGGACTCTCTGCCGACGAGACGGAGGGAGAGACCTTCGAGTGGGCGCTCCAGACCGACGCCTGCGGCGACTGCACCTTCTACGAGGAGGCGGACGGCCAAGGGAAATGTACCGTCCACGAGGACCGCCCGCTCATCTGCGAGACGTATCCGTTCAGTGTCGCGCTCGGCGGGACGAGCCAGCCCATGGGCGAGGCCGTCGACGAGGCGGGGATGGTCCGCGCCCACGAGTGCGAGGGCCTCGGCCGCGACATCTCGCGCGAGGAGGCGGAGGACCTTGCTGCGGCCCTCAAAGAGCGCGCGGTTCGCGAACTCGAGGAGGCTATCGGCGTCCGCGACAACTACGAACCGACGGACGCCGAGGGCGTGGTGGTCCACGATTCGGAGGGGCAGAAGCGCCCCGACGGCACCCCACTCGGCGCTGACGAGTGA
- a CDS encoding MBL fold metallo-hydrolase codes for MPTETTAPGGATNAYLVEADAGTILVDPAGRIDALDAAVAEGSVDHVLVTHAHPDHVGGVAAYAAETGATVWARRGREARFEAATGVAPDRTFAEGERVAGATVLDTPGHAPDHVVIETPDGILAGDLVRATGSVAVAAPKGDVRAYLVALRRLLARDPPRLYPGHGPVVDDPRATIRRLYDHRLDRERRIERAVREGAASVDAVLDAAYDRDLSGVRSLAAATVRAHLDKLALEGRIRIDAETGRLDPA; via the coding sequence GTGCCGACGGAGACGACGGCGCCCGGCGGCGCGACGAACGCCTATCTCGTCGAGGCCGACGCGGGAACCATCCTCGTCGACCCCGCCGGACGCATCGACGCCCTTGACGCCGCCGTCGCGGAGGGAAGCGTCGACCACGTCCTCGTCACGCACGCGCACCCGGACCACGTCGGTGGCGTCGCGGCTTACGCGGCCGAGACGGGCGCGACCGTCTGGGCGCGGCGCGGGCGGGAAGCACGGTTCGAGGCCGCGACCGGCGTCGCCCCCGACCGCACCTTCGCCGAGGGCGAACGGGTAGCGGGGGCGACGGTCCTCGACACGCCCGGTCACGCGCCGGACCACGTGGTCATCGAGACGCCGGACGGCATCCTCGCGGGTGACCTCGTCCGGGCGACGGGGAGCGTCGCCGTCGCGGCCCCCAAAGGCGACGTTCGCGCCTACCTCGTCGCGCTCCGTCGTCTGCTCGCCCGCGACCCGCCGCGCCTGTATCCAGGGCACGGGCCCGTCGTCGACGACCCGCGGGCGACGATTCGCCGTCTCTACGACCACCGACTGGACCGTGAGCGCCGCATCGAACGCGCCGTCCGGGAGGGGGCGGCCTCCGTCGACGCCGTCCTTGACGCCGCGTACGACCGCGACCTCTCCGGGGTGCGTTCGCTCGCGGCGGCGACGGTGCGCGCCCACCTCGACAAACTCGCCCTCGAGGGGCGGATTCGAATCGACGCCGAGACGGGACGCCTCGACCCGGCGTAG
- a CDS encoding 3-dehydroquinate synthase II has protein sequence MTRSVWLKADGDVGDWESRKERITAGLEAGVDWVLVDEADVAQVRELGDVNVAAFRTDANLVEDAESEQPAADAYIVGKNGEGDGTVDLPPDFSGSADLSTLRRDDERANGAYVRIFDEDYEEFAETAAEDADYTIVVGEDWTIIPLENLIARIGEETDLIAGVTTAEEAQTAFETLELGADGVLLDSGNPDEIRKTCEVRDAADREHLDLQFAEVTKVERTGMADRVCVDTGSLMEHDEGMLVGSMSRGLFFVHAETAESPYVASRPFRVNAGAVHAYARSPGGGTTYLAELQSGDEVQVVDTDGTTRETVVGRVKIEKRPMFRIQAEVETEEGVDRIETLLQNAETIKVHTQEGRTAVTDLEAGDEILVYYEDVARHFGEAVEESIIEK, from the coding sequence ATGACACGCAGCGTGTGGCTGAAGGCCGACGGGGACGTCGGCGACTGGGAGTCGCGGAAAGAGCGCATCACCGCCGGCCTCGAAGCCGGCGTCGACTGGGTGCTCGTTGACGAAGCCGACGTGGCACAGGTCCGCGAACTCGGTGACGTGAACGTCGCGGCCTTCCGCACCGACGCCAATCTCGTCGAAGACGCAGAATCCGAGCAACCGGCCGCCGACGCGTACATCGTCGGCAAGAACGGCGAGGGCGACGGCACGGTCGACCTCCCGCCTGATTTCTCCGGCTCTGCCGACCTGTCGACGCTCCGCCGCGACGACGAGCGTGCGAACGGCGCGTACGTCCGCATCTTCGACGAAGACTACGAAGAGTTCGCCGAAACGGCCGCCGAGGACGCCGACTACACCATCGTCGTCGGCGAGGACTGGACCATCATCCCGCTGGAGAACCTCATCGCCCGCATCGGCGAGGAGACGGACCTCATCGCGGGCGTCACCACCGCGGAAGAGGCCCAGACCGCCTTCGAGACGCTGGAACTCGGCGCCGACGGCGTCCTGCTGGATTCAGGTAATCCCGACGAGATTCGGAAGACCTGCGAGGTGCGCGACGCCGCCGACCGCGAACACCTCGACTTGCAGTTCGCGGAAGTGACGAAAGTCGAGCGAACCGGGATGGCCGACCGCGTCTGTGTCGATACGGGGTCGCTCATGGAACACGACGAGGGGATGCTCGTCGGGTCGATGTCGCGCGGGCTCTTCTTCGTTCACGCCGAGACGGCCGAATCGCCCTACGTCGCCTCCCGACCCTTCCGCGTGAACGCAGGCGCCGTCCACGCCTACGCTCGTTCGCCGGGCGGCGGCACGACGTATCTCGCCGAACTCCAGAGCGGCGACGAGGTGCAGGTGGTCGACACCGACGGGACGACACGGGAGACTGTCGTCGGCCGCGTGAAAATCGAGAAACGCCCCATGTTCCGGATTCAGGCGGAGGTCGAAACCGAGGAGGGCGTCGACCGCATCGAGACACTCCTCCAGAACGCCGAGACCATCAAGGTCCACACCCAGGAGGGGCGGACTGCCGTCACCGACCTCGAAGCCGGCGACGAGATTCTCGTCTACTACGAGGACGTGGCTCGGCACTTCGGCGAGGCGGTCGAAGAGAGCATCATCGAGAAGTGA
- a CDS encoding 2-amino-3,7-dideoxy-D-threo-hept-6-ulosonate synthase, with product MNAGTRARLQRISTNDRFLIVPMDHGVTMGPVKGLVDIEGTIDSVTAGGADAVLTQKGVAPRVHDNKNDAGFIVHLNGSTNIGPDEADKRRTGTVESALRAGADAVSFHINVGSQYEPEQMTQLADVTERATELGLPTLAMAYARGPDIEEDDPEALAHAVRLAEELGADVVKTGYSGDGDSFDPVCSGTRLPVVIAGGSRGTDRQTLEMVRGAMDGGAAGVSMGRSIFQHDDPGAITSAIAAILHDDVGVDEALRRGGLLEA from the coding sequence ATGAATGCGGGAACACGCGCACGCCTTCAGCGCATCTCCACGAACGACCGATTCCTCATCGTTCCCATGGACCACGGGGTAACGATGGGGCCGGTGAAAGGACTCGTCGACATCGAGGGAACCATCGATTCGGTGACGGCCGGCGGCGCGGACGCCGTCCTCACCCAGAAAGGGGTCGCGCCGCGCGTCCACGACAACAAGAACGACGCGGGCTTCATCGTCCACCTCAACGGGTCGACGAACATCGGCCCGGACGAGGCCGACAAGCGACGCACGGGCACGGTCGAGTCGGCACTTCGTGCCGGCGCCGACGCCGTCTCCTTCCACATCAACGTCGGCTCCCAGTACGAACCGGAGCAGATGACCCAGCTCGCGGACGTGACAGAGCGCGCCACCGAGCTCGGCCTGCCGACGCTCGCGATGGCCTACGCCCGCGGCCCGGACATCGAGGAAGACGACCCCGAAGCGCTCGCTCACGCCGTCCGCCTCGCCGAGGAACTCGGCGCCGACGTGGTCAAGACGGGCTACAGCGGCGACGGCGACAGCTTCGACCCCGTCTGCTCGGGGACGCGCCTGCCCGTCGTCATCGCCGGCGGCAGTCGCGGCACCGACCGCCAGACGCTGGAGATGGTCCGCGGCGCGATGGACGGCGGCGCCGCCGGCGTCTCCATGGGCCGCTCCATCTTCCAGCACGACGACCCCGGCGCCATCACGAGCGCCATTGCGGCGATTCTCCACGACGACGTGGGCGTCGACGAGGCGCTCCGTCGCGGCGGCCTCCTCGAAGCGTAG
- the trpA gene encoding tryptophan synthase subunit alpha, whose product MSRIAEAFADGPAFVPYLAAGDPNYEASLSYVEALERGGADIIELGLPFSEPIAEGPTIQSAIVRALEAGMTPTRFFEFVEDLDVDVPLVCMTYYNLIYQFGEGEERGPAAFVRRAAEAGIEGFVVPDLPAEEAEPLREACDEYDCELVFIVAPTTKGERLERIMSQVSGYVYVQARLGTTGARTSLSDQTDTSLERIADWDVPKAVGFGISSGDHAQRVVEAGADGVIVGSALVDIVEQGVERGDPPVTVASRLEAKARELKEGALRGAASDQPHPERT is encoded by the coding sequence GTGAGCCGAATTGCCGAGGCCTTCGCCGACGGTCCGGCTTTCGTCCCCTATCTCGCCGCTGGCGACCCCAACTACGAGGCGTCGCTCTCGTACGTCGAAGCCCTCGAGCGCGGGGGCGCGGACATCATCGAACTCGGCCTGCCCTTCTCCGAACCCATCGCGGAGGGGCCGACCATCCAGAGCGCCATCGTCCGCGCGTTGGAGGCGGGCATGACGCCCACGCGCTTCTTCGAGTTCGTCGAGGACCTCGACGTGGACGTACCGCTGGTCTGTATGACCTACTACAACCTCATCTACCAGTTCGGCGAGGGCGAGGAGCGGGGGCCGGCGGCGTTCGTCCGCCGCGCCGCCGAAGCGGGCATCGAGGGCTTCGTCGTCCCCGACCTGCCCGCGGAGGAAGCGGAGCCGCTCCGGGAGGCCTGTGACGAGTACGACTGCGAACTCGTCTTCATCGTCGCGCCGACGACGAAGGGTGAGCGACTGGAGCGCATCATGTCGCAGGTGTCGGGCTACGTCTACGTGCAGGCCCGTCTCGGGACGACAGGTGCGCGAACGTCGCTCTCCGACCAGACCGACACGAGTCTCGAACGAATCGCCGACTGGGACGTGCCCAAGGCCGTCGGCTTCGGTATCTCGTCGGGCGACCACGCCCAGCGAGTCGTTGAGGCCGGTGCCGACGGGGTCATCGTTGGTTCCGCGCTGGTCGATATCGTCGAACAGGGCGTCGAGCGCGGCGACCCGCCCGTGACGGTGGCCAGTCGACTGGAGGCGAAAGCGCGGGAACTGAAAGAGGGTGCGCTCCGAGGTGCGGCGTCGGACCAACCGCATCCGGAACGTACATAA
- the trpB gene encoding tryptophan synthase subunit beta — MSSDTGKFGEYGGQYVPEALMPAIEELEDAYERYVLNNEDGFMDEFRQRLADFGGRPTPVQHADRLSERYDCDVYLKREDLLHGGAHKLNNALGQVLLAKYMGKERIIAETGAGQHGTATAMACAHLGMPCEVYMGRRDINRQRPNVFRMRLNDAEVNPVTVGRGTLKEAISETMRDWAANVEDTHYVIGSVVGPHPFPAMVRDFQRVISEEARAQMREKTGGLPDAVVTCAGGGSNTMGVFAEFVDDEDVDLYAVEAGGSSLEVDEEAGVAPNSATLSTGTEGVLHGSRTRVLQDRDGQIMESHSVSAGLDYAGVGPELADLVDSGRVTPANVDDDRAIEGFHRLSQLEGVIPALESAHAVAYVEESQADLGDTVLLNVSGRGDKDLETVLEETHERDIEDAPEMDTFAETGGFQ, encoded by the coding sequence ATGAGTTCTGATACAGGAAAATTCGGCGAGTACGGTGGACAGTACGTTCCGGAGGCCTTGATGCCGGCCATCGAGGAACTGGAGGACGCCTACGAGCGCTACGTCCTGAACAACGAAGACGGCTTCATGGACGAGTTCCGGCAGCGACTGGCGGATTTCGGCGGGCGCCCGACACCCGTCCAACACGCCGACCGCCTCTCGGAGCGCTACGACTGTGACGTGTACCTTAAGCGCGAGGACCTCCTCCACGGCGGCGCTCACAAGTTGAACAACGCGCTCGGACAGGTGTTGCTCGCGAAGTACATGGGCAAAGAGCGCATCATCGCGGAGACGGGTGCGGGTCAGCACGGCACCGCGACGGCGATGGCCTGTGCCCACCTCGGCATGCCCTGCGAGGTGTACATGGGGCGGCGCGACATCAACCGCCAGCGCCCCAACGTGTTCCGGATGCGCCTCAACGACGCCGAGGTGAATCCCGTCACCGTCGGGCGCGGCACGCTGAAAGAGGCCATCAGCGAGACGATGCGCGACTGGGCGGCCAACGTCGAGGACACCCACTACGTCATCGGGAGCGTCGTCGGCCCCCACCCCTTCCCGGCGATGGTGCGTGACTTCCAACGCGTCATTTCGGAAGAGGCGCGCGCACAGATGCGGGAGAAGACGGGCGGCCTCCCCGACGCCGTCGTCACCTGCGCGGGCGGCGGGTCGAACACGATGGGCGTCTTCGCGGAGTTCGTCGACGACGAGGACGTGGACCTCTACGCCGTCGAAGCCGGCGGGAGCAGTCTCGAAGTCGACGAGGAAGCGGGCGTCGCGCCCAACTCCGCGACGCTTTCGACGGGGACGGAGGGCGTCCTCCACGGGTCGCGAACGCGCGTCCTGCAGGACCGCGACGGACAGATAATGGAGTCTCACAGCGTCTCGGCGGGACTGGACTACGCCGGCGTCGGGCCGGAACTCGCGGACCTCGTCGATAGCGGGCGCGTCACGCCAGCCAACGTCGACGACGACCGCGCTATCGAGGGCTTCCACCGCCTCTCGCAGTTGGAAGGCGTCATCCCTGCGCTGGAGTCCGCACACGCCGTCGCGTACGTCGAGGAGTCCCAGGCCGACCTCGGCGACACCGTCCTGCTCAACGTCTCCGGGCGCGGTGACAAGGACCTCGAAACCGTTCTGGAGGAGACCCACGAGCGAGATATCGAGGACGCGCCGGAGATGGACACCTTCGCGGAGACGGGAGGGTTCCAGTGA
- the trpC gene encoding indole-3-glycerol phosphate synthase yields the protein MDANGEELAPAVRSILSAARERAGGDERVSVDARSFSAALADAEADGRVPVIAEMKPTSPTTEGRRDDDPVELAQAMVSGGAAALSVLTEPEHFGGSMAALERVRDAVDVPVLRKDFIVEEAQLDLVESDLVLLIARFVDDLPGLVTAAEDRGFQPLVEVHTRAELDRALAADADLIGVNNRDLGQLEVDLDTFESIAPHVPEDVTLIAESGIGSVADVRRMREAGADALLIGSAIMDGDVTDNVRQFTTA from the coding sequence ATGGACGCTAATGGTGAAGAACTCGCGCCCGCAGTGCGCTCGATTCTCTCGGCCGCTCGCGAGCGCGCGGGCGGCGACGAGCGCGTGTCGGTCGACGCACGGTCGTTTTCGGCGGCGCTCGCCGACGCCGAGGCCGACGGTCGGGTGCCAGTCATCGCGGAGATGAAACCGACCAGCCCCACGACCGAGGGGCGACGCGACGACGACCCCGTCGAACTCGCGCAGGCGATGGTATCGGGCGGGGCCGCGGCGCTGTCGGTTCTGACCGAACCCGAACACTTCGGCGGGTCGATGGCGGCGCTCGAACGCGTCAGAGACGCCGTCGACGTGCCGGTCTTGCGCAAGGACTTTATCGTCGAGGAGGCGCAACTCGACCTCGTGGAATCGGACCTGGTCCTGTTGATTGCGCGGTTCGTGGACGACCTGCCCGGTCTGGTGACGGCCGCCGAAGACCGGGGCTTCCAGCCGTTGGTCGAAGTCCACACGCGTGCGGAGTTAGACCGGGCGCTCGCGGCGGACGCGGACCTGATCGGCGTCAACAACCGCGACCTCGGGCAACTGGAGGTCGACCTCGACACCTTCGAGTCGATTGCGCCCCACGTCCCCGAGGACGTGACGCTGATCGCAGAGAGCGGTATCGGTTCGGTGGCAGACGTGCGGCGGATGCGCGAGGCGGGCGCGGACGCCCTCCTCATCGGGAGTGCGATCATGGACGGCGACGTGACCGACAACGTGCGGCAATTTACCACAGCATGA
- a CDS encoding MGMT family protein — protein MEGIYARASPRLGRAVQIGVVAERVISVSFPDDPPADSEPDHPILDRIFAYLDGAEDHFDDVPVGLTVPTDQRAVLDAVRNVPYGETVDVARVARLAGLDDEDQADLDTVREALRANPTPLVIPDHRVSGPGATPGDVAERLREVETQ, from the coding sequence ATGGAAGGCATCTACGCACGGGCATCGCCGCGACTCGGTCGTGCGGTGCAGATTGGCGTCGTCGCGGAGCGAGTCATCAGCGTCTCGTTCCCCGACGACCCGCCCGCAGACTCCGAGCCCGACCACCCGATTCTCGACCGTATCTTCGCGTATCTGGACGGTGCCGAAGACCACTTCGACGACGTGCCGGTCGGTCTCACCGTCCCGACGGACCAACGGGCCGTCCTCGACGCCGTCCGGAACGTCCCCTACGGCGAGACGGTCGATGTCGCCCGCGTGGCGCGTCTCGCCGGCCTCGACGACGAGGACCAAGCCGACCTCGACACCGTCCGCGAAGCGCTCCGCGCGAATCCGACGCCGCTGGTCATCCCCGACCACCGCGTGTCGGGACCGGGCGCCACCCCGGGCGACGTTGCCGAACGGCTTCGCGAGGTCGAGACGCAGTAA